In Gambusia affinis linkage group LG20, SWU_Gaff_1.0, whole genome shotgun sequence, the genomic window TGACAAGGTTCAATCTAAGGCTATGTTcccactgcagcctgaagtgactcAATTCCAATTCTTTTACTGAGGccgttcacacttccaaatataagCGACCTGGATGTTTTCTCCGGTGTGAACTGCAAACAACCTAAAAGTGTCCCACATACGCAGTAGAGGACGCAATAACGTCAAACATCAGTGTTTCACCATGAAAAGTCTCGATGTTTGCGGAAGTAAAAAATGGATGCTAATGGTTTTAGCTtacaattttaaagttgttgtctGACCGGAGCCAGCACATTAAGAACTTAATCCTTATTACAGTTTGccattgctgtttttcttcctgcttgtgcatatcaggacgcagaatagtgaTGTTTGTCGAGCATCAATGACGTTCAGGTTGGACGTTCAGTCACATTTGAATCGGATATGTATCGGATAGCCAAGCGATCTGCGTCGCATTCGATAAAAATCGgacctgtgttgttcagactgtcacgAAGATATGCAGGTcgaattatgtaaaaaaaaaattggaattgggtcacttcaggctgtaGTGTGATCACAGTCTAAAACGGCTGCTCCAATCTCACCTCCTTTCTCTCCATGTCCGAGGTGAGGCGGCACTGTaatcctcctcttctctcccaCACACATGCCCCTCAATCCTTCATCCAGCCCGTCGATCACCTTGTCCTGGCCCAGAACTGCGTCTTGCATGTTCTCATAGTCGTGCCTAGCAGAGGTGCGGCCatccaaatgaaaacaatgcTCAACTTGTTAAAAACGGAGGCTGGAAAAACAGGCGGAAACTTACGAGGAAAAGAGCAGAGTCCCGTCCAGCAGAGTGCAGTTGTAATGGTAGCGGACCAGGTCGTTCAGAGTCGTGGTGTCGTTGCACACTTCCGGTTTGTAGGTTACCTCGAGCTCCACTTTGTCGCTTGGGTTGTGGAAGTCGATGACGTGGACGTCAAAGACCAGGACGGCTGACGGAGGAATCACGTCACCTGAACACACCGCCGAGAAATTATTTAATCCTAACGGAAACACGTAAGGTTACCCCAAAATACTAGCTTCAATATTGACTTCCGCTCGATTCTAATAACTCTTAACGGTCCGTGaacatttaatctgtttatttatttatttgttaaaaatgaactgaaaaaacaaaaacacactggcTTTTTTGTGCTCAGTCTGGCTGTCCCCCACTGAAGCGGTTTTCTCCGGTAGAATTTCaaccaatcagcgaacagaaaaagttgtgaacgatgatgtCAATTTTCTGCGTCTGCCTGACGCAAACAGAGCGGAGGAAGTAAACGAAGCCGTTCAGTACCTGCAAGCAACGTTTTCAGATATTAACAGCCACCTAGCTCGGTTCGgctcttctctctttgcagtggacAATGGTTGTTAGCAACGCAGGCAAAGCTTACggtaagctttttttttaacaggattttttttttttttcgacaggaaaataatagaaatagaGGTTATAAGATATTGAATTTCtgtaagaaatttacagttttttgtaAACTTAAAAGCACTGAACATCACAGCTAAACATTAACGATTGGGTAAGGTTTGAAATTTCAAGAGAGCCCATGTTCCAAGCAACCGTTTCTCGAGGGTACAGATCTTCTGTACAAATCAGTTATGACcagaaaaggataaaaaagaagagcaaactTCCGCCAAAAACtccaaaaagacaaattttctagaaaaactctgaaattttttgattaatctcagaaattttctagaaaagacgtggaaatttctgagcttggaAAGTCAAAAAAGCTGTGcaaaaaatttcagatttgaaaatgttaaacttttgaaactcaagtcaaagtttatttaaatagcacatttacaacagcctcatctgaccaaagtgcttcaccATAAACACAACATCACAGGTAGATTATtgatgaaatggaaataaaattaagttcagtaaaaaataagacaaatataaaattggCAGAGATACCAAAGCTAATAGtgtgaataaaaaccaaaaggtATTGAATTTTAACTGCAGCTATTTTCTTACATCTCAcacatttccttgttttttttttctagaaaatttctaagattaatctaaaaatttctgagattttctttcaaatttttgtattttaaaacttaaaaatgtccatgttttctttttttttccagaaaatgtaaagtttttctgGTAGACATTCGTCTTTTCTTTCTACAATAGAAAATCTAGTTAAAAGCCTAATATTTATCCCCAGATatctattaatgttttttacaaGTTTGATTTTAAGTAAACCAGACGTTCTTCATGCTTTTCCTGCAGTAACTCACCCGCTCCTTGCTCTCCATAAGCCAGGTGAGGAGGAATGATAACCCTCCTCTTCTCCCCCAGGCAGACCCCCAGCAGGCCCTGGTCCATTCCTGGGATCACGTAGCCCATCCCGATGTAGGTGTTGTATGTGCTGTTCCTCTGGTAGCTGCAATAAACACATGAATACGGTAAAAGTTCTGATTTCAACTTCCGACCACAAGAATTCaacaaaatatgtaatccaTGTTCAGATGTGGACACACCTGGTGTCAAAGGTCACCCCGTTCAGGAAGGTTCCGTTGTAGTGATACCGAATGTAGTCCCCCGCCACGGACCTGCGGGTGCAGGGCTCAGGAGCCTCCTGGCTCTCGATGGTGATGTTATCCTTCGGGTTGTGAATGTCCTCCAACAGGATGTCAAACACCAGCGTCGCCTGAGGGGGAATCATGGTTCCTGTCACACGGACACAACCAATAACATGAGGTATTATAACCCACACTGCTGTTACACTTTAACCAAAAACACAGCATATGAGCTCATTTTGGAGGGAAAACctttatcttttattctttGTAACCTCATTAGGTATGCTGAGTGAAGCATTTTATAGCTGAGAAAAGTTCATTATtcgcttttttatttttatctagaAAGAAGCAGTGTTTTAGTACCTAGTTTActaattttaatgtgaaagaaaaGGGGAGAAATATCactttctgagaaaataaaaggtgCACATATGTGTAGGCTGGTGGCagagtttaaagtttttaaaaatttatgttaTGCCTGGAAGGTGTGCAATAACTTTGGTCTTCTGTTGTTTGAActgtttatttgtactttatgtgtatttctgaagctgctactACATGCCacactaaaaatatattctattccaatttaaaaattgcaaatattttctgtcatcctactcagttttctctgtgtgtgaaGGAATCTGGTCAGAATTAATGGGAAGATGGAggtccaatctgactgagctggctctacaaagtattgacacAGGGAAGCAGAATGCAcaagcacaccacacttttcagatttttatgagcAAAAAcatacagatatatatatatatatatatatatatatatatatatatatatatatatatatatatatatatatatatatatatatcttttgaACATTCCCTTCAGATTTATGCATGACTTTATGATGGTTTATCACATCAAATCTCAGTAAAATCCTTTGATggttaatgtgaaaaaatgtggaaagtataaagaaatataaagcaGTGTGTATTTCTTAGGAGTTTCCTACAAGTTCCATATTAAGAGACtgaaaaaatgaatgaatgtgaaTCAAACAGGAAAGTTCAGAGGAAAACttgttaaataaatcaatatttcttCAATTAAATGTAATACTATTACGGAGTATTAGACCCAAgattataagaataaagtcatattacaataataaactCCTACAAGAACAGTCACAATATCACAAGAAGAAATTAGTACAGGAATAAAGTCAACATAATATAACAGTCATATTtcgagaataaagttgcaataataCAAGAATGAAGTCATAACAATATGAGACTATGGTCAAAATAATAGACATATTTTGAGAATACATCATTGTACTATGgtaataaagtcaaagtaataGAATAAACTcctaataatatgagaataaagttgtaatattacaagaataaactcagtattaatacaagaataaagtcaaaacaatgtaagaaaaagGTCATAATATTAGAATAACgtcaaaatattacaagaatggAGTCGTATGGAAGATttgaaatattacaagaataaagtcatattacaataataaactCCTACAAGAACAGTCACAATATCACAAGAAGAAATTAGTACAGGAATAAAGTCAACATAATATAACAGTCATATTtcgagaataaagttgcaataataCAAGAATGAAGTCATAACAATATGAGACTATGGTCAAAATAATAGACATATTTTGAGAATACATCATTGTACTATGgtaataaagtcaaagtaataGAATAAACTcctaataatatgagaataaagttgtaatattacaagaataaactcagtattaatacaagaataaagtcaaaacaatgTGTGGACACAGATCGTATGATTTGAGATTCATCAGCATCAGCCTAATACTCCATCATATGAAGATTAAAATCAGGAAAGTTCTCGTATCGTATCTGCCGTGTCTTCCTACCTGATCCCTTTTCTCCATACGCTTTGAACGGTGGAATCACGATGTGTCTGATCTAAAGTCAGTCCACATCACCTGGAAGCAAAAGGTCACGAGTTTAATTCACCAGTTGattattacttttactttaaattcaCCCTTTTTGTGCAATACCAATTACATCTGATTATACCAGGAGTGGGGTTTCTgaatttgcaacaaaaacttATTTCAATCCGATTTTGAAGAACATCAAAACGATTTTCAGTAAAACTCCGGTTTAGGAAAAGCAGAACAGAGACAATGCACCGAAATTCagacataaaaattatttttaaacttcacGTCATCAAGTAACAAAACGGAAACAAAAATGCCTGTAAAcaagtttcagtttattttttccgaACATGATAGCAGCACAACATCACCCACATgaacaaggaatgcaaaagaaaaatttttgTACAACAATAATCTAAACATCCTcgaaaaggagtaggaagaaaTAAGAAACTTATGAATTCCTACCCCATAAACTCATGCAATATTTTCAGATGGACccttattattaaataaaaaaaaaaaatacaggttaattaattttccatttttcctgCGTTTGTCAAAATATACAGGGTTCTGCACAGTGTATTACAAGCCTGGCAgaccaccaggctttacttgagCCCCCACCAGTCTAAGCATTGCccatttatttaagtatttttttaaatgtttgcattttgtaagactttatagttaatcttccaataacatataattaccaagtgatattttcaaatttcctgtcaactttaaacttttcttttaagtcaaaaacACGACAGGCCGCTGGATGACGCCCAGCCACccggcttagcaagttttcttgAGGAAACCTTGATATATACATTCATACCCACACACTCATATTCGTTAGCCTCAATTTACACATCTGTGCTGACTCACTCTACTTCTACATCTTGTGAAAATACctccttttatttccttttaaattgccttaaattttgactttgttttagcTCCTCGTATAATTTGTTCCATAATTTTACACCATGAACCCAAAACATATGGGCAGAGATACAGTaggatggcctagtcaaagtttagacCTAGATTCTGTGAGAAAATCCTACAAGATTTGAAACATGTTCAGTCCAATCTGACTAATATTGAAC contains:
- the LOC122823145 gene encoding peptidyl-prolyl cis-trans isomerase FKBP10-like, with the protein product MIPPQATLVFDILLEDIHNPKDNITIESQEAPEPCTRRSVAGDYIRYHYNGTFLNGVTFDTSYQRNSTYNTYIGMGYVIPGMDQGLLGVCLGEKRRVIIPPHLAYGEQGAGDVIPPSAVLVFDVHVIDFHNPSDKVELEVTYKPEVCNDTTTLNDLVRYHYNCTLLDGTLLFSSHDYENMQDAVLGQDKVIDGLDEGLRGMCVGEKRRITVPPHLGHGEKGAAGVPSSAVLVFSIELVSFERGVPAGYLFVWLEDTPADLFETMDMNKNGEVPLDEFTEFIKLQIAEGKGRTKPGMTMEQIVADMFQNQDRNNDGVITASELKLKVDEDKEREQAKHEEL